One genomic window of Panicum hallii strain FIL2 chromosome 6, PHallii_v3.1, whole genome shotgun sequence includes the following:
- the LOC112897973 gene encoding zinc finger CCCH domain-containing protein 56, producing the protein MDYTNAIHIIPDAAGPDAWTNAAPSAGGDSAIWATEDDYRQWSNDPGYGDRNPSSRAGSEQPPPGKKSRGGAGGGSGGGGGGDSGGSNSTSKSRAIGKMFFKTKLCCKFRAGTCPYVTNCNFAHGMEELRKPPPNWQEIVAAHEEATEQREEHQIPIMTSGSVVAGDGGGGGSQGGRAYKGRHCKKFYTEEGCPYGEACTFLHDEQSKARESVAISLSPTVGSGGYNATSATGGMVQKPSNWKTRICNKWEMTGYCPFGSKCHFAHGAAELHKYGGGLVDIDSRDAASTPDSKQAGASAKAPADSAAASTAMPPHADVYHLGIQSQRSTIVSQRSGHVQRPIQKWKGPDKISRIYGDWIDENE; encoded by the exons ATGGACTACACCAACGCCATCCACATCATCCCGGACGCTGCCGGCCCTGATGCCTGGACCAACGCGGCGCCGTCGGCCGGCGGGGACTCCGCCATCTGGGCCACCGAGGACGACTACCGCCAGTGGAGCAACGACCCCGGCTACGGCGACCGGAACCCCTCCTCGCGGGCGGGGAGCGAGCAGCCGCCGCCGGGCAAGAAGtcgcgcggcggggccgggggcggtagcggaggaggaggcggcggcgacagcgGGGGCAGCAACAGCACGAGCAAGTCCCGCGCCATCGGCAAGATGTTCTTCAAGACCAAGCTCTGCTGCAAGTTCCGGGCCGGGACCTGCCCCTACGTCACCAACTGCAACTTCGCACATGGCATGGAGGAGCTCCGCAAGCCGCCGCCCAATTGGCAGGAGATCGTGGCCGCACACGAGGAGGCCACGGAGCAGCGGGAGGAGCACCAGATCCCCATCATGACCTCTGGCAGCGTCGTGGCTGGGGACGGTGGTGGAGGTGGCTCGCAGGGGGGCAGGGCGTACAAGGGCCGCCACTGCAAGAAGTTCTACACCGAGGAGGGCTGCCCCTACGGCGAAGCTTGCACATTCCTGCATGATGAGCAGTCCAAGGCGCGGGAGAGCGTGGCCATCAGTCTCTCGCCCACAGTTGGCAGTGGGGGATACAATGCTACCTCTGCCACCGGGGGAATGGTGCAGAAGCCATCCAATTGGAAGACGAGGATCTGTAACAAGTGGGAGATGACTGGATACTGCCCGTTCGGGAGCAAGTGCCACTTTGCTCATGGAGCTGCTG AACTTCACAAGTATGGTGGGGGACTTGTCGACATAGACAGCAGGGATGCCGCGTCCACTCCCGACTCGAAGCAAGCTGGTGCTTCTGCAAAAGCCCCTGCAGATTCTGCTGCTGCATCCACCGCCATGCCCCCTCACGCAGACGTGTACCATCTAGGCATCCAGTCGCAGCGTTCCACCATCGTCAGCCAGAGGTCCGGGCACGTGCAAAGGCCCATTCAGAAGTGGAAGGGTCCTGACAAGATCAGCAGGATCTATGGTGATTGGATAGACGAGAATGAGTAG